In Amycolatopsis methanolica 239, a single genomic region encodes these proteins:
- a CDS encoding class II fructose-bisphosphate aldolase, which yields MPEVGTGEIVATARRERRGVGAFNVVQVEHAEGIVAGAEECDAPVILQISQNTVDYHGGLAPLGMAARAVARAARVPVAVHLDHATRAELVAEAVGIGFGSVMFDASNMTYADNVAATAEVVRRCHEAGAWVEAELGEIGGKDGVHAPGARTDPAEAAAFVAATGVDALAVAVGTSHAMLTRDASLDFDLIGRLHAGVPVPLVLHGSSGVPDDQLTTAVTAGMTKINIATQLNKVLTGAVRECLAREPRAVDTRRYLGPGRAAVTREVTRLCRILRPVAIR from the coding sequence ATGCCCGAAGTAGGAACCGGCGAGATCGTGGCCACCGCGCGGCGGGAGCGGCGTGGCGTCGGCGCGTTCAACGTGGTCCAGGTGGAGCACGCCGAAGGGATTGTGGCCGGCGCCGAGGAGTGCGACGCCCCGGTGATCCTGCAGATCAGCCAAAACACGGTCGACTACCACGGCGGGCTCGCCCCGCTCGGCATGGCCGCACGCGCGGTTGCCCGCGCGGCCAGGGTGCCGGTTGCGGTGCACCTCGACCACGCCACCAGGGCCGAACTGGTCGCGGAGGCGGTGGGGATCGGTTTCGGCTCGGTCATGTTCGACGCATCGAACATGACCTACGCGGACAACGTGGCCGCCACCGCCGAGGTCGTGCGGCGCTGCCACGAGGCAGGCGCGTGGGTGGAGGCCGAGCTCGGCGAGATCGGCGGGAAGGACGGGGTGCACGCCCCCGGCGCGCGTACCGATCCGGCCGAGGCTGCCGCGTTCGTCGCCGCGACCGGGGTGGACGCGCTCGCGGTGGCCGTCGGCACCTCGCACGCCATGCTCACCAGGGACGCGAGCCTGGACTTCGACCTGATCGGCAGGCTGCACGCCGGCGTGCCGGTGCCGCTGGTGCTGCACGGTTCCTCCGGCGTCCCCGACGACCAGTTGACCACCGCGGTGACCGCCGGGATGACGAAGATCAACATCGCGACGCAGCTCAATAAGGTGCTCACCGGAGCCGTGCGCGAGTGCCTTGCCAGGGAACCGCGCGCGGTGGACACCCGTCGCTACCTCGGTCCCGGCCGCGCGGCCGTCACCCGCGAGGTCACCAGGCTCTGCCGCATCCTGCGGCCGGTCGCTATCCGGTAG